The nucleotide window TCATATGCAATATTGACACATTTGACACATTTGACACATTTTTGTATGTTTCTTATGTAACAGTAAATCAAAGACTAACATCTGAGTtgcctttattttttcttctgcGTATTATCTATACTTGTTAATTGTTATGCAGtacttttcttctcttcttacTTTGGATTGTGTGCCTCGATGTTGTTTTGTGAAGGTTAATTAAGTCTTGTATGATCCTTTAGGTTTCATAGGTTGATCAATTGTGGCGCCAACAATGTGGTGGCGAGGTCCTCAGTTAATTGTTTCATGAAACTAAAGATGACCTGTTTATCTGAAGTGACTTCTGTTTCCCAAGCGACTAATCCAATGTCATTGCATTCCTGGATGTATCCTCAGTCTCCTCTACCGCCTTCAGTTATATCAGCTTTAACCTTGTCTGCTTCAGCGGGAGGTATTACTGGATTCTTCTGTTGTCCTACCTTTGTTTAATGTCTTCGCTCCCAACCATGTAATCTGTCTTTTAATTCTAGGGCAACTGGACTTTTTAAGTGAGAGACAGCTAGCATGGCAGGATTCGTTTCGAAGTTTATATTACATGCTTCGGAAGAATGTTTGCAGCATCTTCTACGGTAATAATCATTTTAATAACCACCTTCAATGTTTCGTTATAACTGACATGcagttcttattttcttcacaTTTCATGTGACTTCACACTTATGAcatactccctctattccatATTAACTGATTTGTGAGGCAATGCAcaattattaagaaaaacattcaagGTCATAATTTAAACCATACTTTCCACTATTGTCCTTTGTAAAACCATAAATATAGCTTTGTAAGTGGCACCCCCACAGGCCTTAATAGAGCCGCCCCTGTTGCTTGTAATGACAGAGAAACTATTCAAAGTGATTCCAGCAGATTTTACTTCAGAGGGAAGCAATGTCATAACTTGTTAATAACCTACTACCTACTCTTCTGTCCTTTTTCTTCATGTGCATTTTCCATTTTACGTGTTAATAACTATTGTTTAACTTTATTGGTTTTTGGAACTTGTGATGTTAGTtaactttcttggcttgtacaTAACTTGCCTTTAAGAGCTCTATTCTTAGTCAATTTTAGAACACGTACTCATGTTTGTATTGGCTATGTCCTTTGAAGAACTCCTGAATGGTGGCATTAATGACAGTCCACTCCAAtgattctatttatttttcccGATTACCCTACTTTGTTCCCAAAATTCCCACGAAGGCAACTCTTGAATTAGATTGAATTTCCTTTGATGAGGTGATGCATAATCTAGCATAAATGAGTAAACCATCCTATTTTAATCCTCTACTGTAATTACTTTGTAAAACTGAACAAAGATGCATTTGTTTGTGGATACAACTTCATGATAGCTCAAGGGTTTTTcaccttgttccattttatatgATACTTTTTCCTTATTAGTTTGTTTGACAAAGAATGACTCATTTATATATTTGGAAAACTTTAAACTTCTCATTTTGCTCTGAATAGCATGTTCTCGTAGCCATTGAAATGTCATGGTATGTTTAAGGCAACAAGTTCTAAGGGTACTTTtcgtatttttttctttactaaaTTATTAGCATAGTCTAACACCGATATAAGCTGAAATGTGGGGAGTACCTTTTTTCTGCCACATTACATTGATCTGAATTTTATGTATTCATGTTCTCTCTGTTCTAAACTTTGCAGTTTGCACTGCTCAGTTTGTGATCATGTTCACCAGTTCTTATTCAGAGGAGAACAAACGTGTTTGTAATGCATATATATCTCAGTCAACCCGGGGTTTGAGGTCATTACTCAAAGAACATGTAAGATGCTGAATATATGACACTTCTTACTTTGCTTATTTCTTCAAGGAATTCTTCAAGCATTATCATGTATCATCCTGCTCGTTTGTGGCCTATTTGGTGTCAATTTTTACAGTGTTGTTGTATTGAATATGGGTATTGAGAAAATAATGTAGTGAATAAAAAAATTGCTctctaacaacttaagcttttagatgagatggttaCACACTTTACCATGGTACTGGAGCAGGAAGAAGTCTTTGGACCGAGTCTCACTGTCTTTCAATTGCTGAAAAGAATTTCCACATGTTTGGACCACAAAAAAGAATCACATTTGCACATGAGGGgtgtgttgagaatataattaagtaaataaaaagtCTGTTCTCTCCAACCACTTAAGCTTTTGTCTCCGACCACTtgagcttttagatgagatggtcacactcACACCTTTCAACAATGGGAATGGTGACCTGCAAACTTGATGCAATCTTATacaattcttttatttatgattataaaaGTTGCTCTTGGAGCAGCTTGGGCATGTTCTAATGTCATTAAAGTGTCATTTATTCATTAGGTCTTAACGTCTGCAATTTAAGTTCCCGATAACTAGAATTTTATAATGATGCAGTGATATGCAAGCAATGCTAGTTTGCATTTGAATAACATCTTAAATTTCCAGAGGAATAACATCACACCGATTTAGAAATTTTGTACATGCTCCAGTGAGAAGTTCTATATATGTCTATAAAAATAGGAGCCCAAAGGAAATGTAATAAAGGACAATAGAGTCTCGGGGCTTTAAGTGAGAAGCAAATGCATGGTGTATAAGTTTGCATCATGTTACCTCTATATGTTGAAAGTGTGtcaaatatgtatgtatattcaGCACTTTAGCATCACTAATTGAGTGAGACTAGAAAGTGCATCATGTAACCTCTATCTGTTATTCTGTTGTGATGATGAATTTGGTCATTATCCTTCCTATGCAGCAAGCAACTGGCTTCTCAGTTTGAGACTATTCCTCACTAGTTGTGAagcttaaaaggaaaaaaacattcAACTATCCAAACACAAGCTTGACTTCTACAAACTATTTTCTaactttaattttgaataatcatttttccaacttcaatttcaaacaattttccCCAACTTTATTTGTTCAACTCAATGGTTGTGGAAAGCCAAACAGGCCATCTGTTTCTTGTATTCACTCCACTCATCAGTTCTTTCTAGCTCATTAAGATTCAGCACCAATTGTAGGCACTTGTAATACTATACTATTGGAAACAGCCTATCTACCCAAagataggggtaaggtttgtgtgcaccctaccctccccagaccccacgtTGTGGGATTACagtgggtatgttgttgtaataCTGTACTGATATACTGTGGTCTGTGCTGGAACATCATCTTCATgcttttacaataaaataaagggaaaaacaCATTTCCTATCTTCTGACTCTGAATGtgtttttatttgatacatAATTTGTTAAGCTAATTATGTAATGAAATCTTTTGTGGATGGTAGGATGTTTCTTATTCTATGCCGCTTTGCCACTCGAAGTTGGAGGAGCTTAATACAGAAGAACTGGTTGAGCTTTcagagattgagaaacaaaaTCTGGGCCAGGTAACATGTTAGGTTGTTGATACTCACCTGGATAAATAAATCCAGCAATGAAATTTGCCTGCAAAGCTTTGGTATTATTGATGTCAGATTCTTGGACTGACTTGTTCATTCCAACTTTTAGGAAAGGGAGAATTGTCCAAtgctttgagtatcttttttAATGTCTTATTTTCCTTTGCCTTGATGAACTTAACTTTCTCGATGTGGAAATCTTGGAATAATTATAGTGATGAATTGTGCTTCAAGATAACTCTACTGCTTGCTAGAAGAACTCTCATGGTGTATCCAGTGGTTGATTATTTAGTCTCCCCTTTTACCTTGATTTTCTGATATTGTTGAAGTATGTTAACTGCTTCCTTTAAAAGCTTAACTATCATAGACGAGatacttttatttacttattttgttCACAGTATTACCCACCCCAcataattttgtgattttttttcttgggcCTAGCACATGGAAATATTTCACTAGTAGGTGATGGTGAGGCCAAACTAAGGACCTTTGCTTGCTTAATATGTTGAAGTGCGTGAATAACCTGATTTAAAAACTTAAGCTGTAATAAGGACCTTCATTTATATATTggtttataatattatattttctaactGGCGAATATAATGTTTTATGCAGACTAGGCGTCGGAGTGCTATGTCCGATGTGGATAATAGGCCAGATTCCTTGCTGGCATTCACTGGAAATAAGAATGTTCATTCTTTATATGACTTTCTATTGAACTATCGGTAAACTCGTAATTGATGACGGATGTTTAGTCGACTTCATTCTATCATATGATGCCACAGTTTTGAtagttgcttatgatctttcaCTACACTAAATagcatttttcaaaattttcagataTTTCTTAACTTCTCTAACTGGTGTGGATGTCCCTGAGTTGTATTCACCTATCCCATTTGAGAATGCTGCACTCACTGCTCCTGAGGTTTGTTTAAGACTTATGCATAATCTTGTTTCTTCATTTATCTTGTCTGATATGTTGGCTTGGGCCATACTTAAGGGTCGTTTATATGGAGATAGGATCATACATGATTATAAGATGGGTACAGTATGATTAGTAAGACAATTTGTATGTGGATTTAATTGGGTATACATTTGCAGTTGTCCTTTTGCCTTATTGTGATAACATCCTTATGTGTAGCCTCAGTATAACATGTTTCTTGTTTGCCCTTCAATGGAAATGGTTATTACTTATTACattaaaaagatatttctcaataTGTTAATCTTGATCTCGTTATTGCATTATAAATGTCTTATCTTGTATAATCTCTCAAGCTGGTTATAGTTTTACAAGTGTGTTATCCGGAATGCAAATAGATATTATTTTACCTACTTTGCAGGTCAGATGCAAAGAGGTCAGGAGAATTGATCAGGCAGCTTTTCAAGGAATGGAGTCAAATGTGACTTATGAGCCTAATCAACAACCATCTTCTGGGATGTGCTATAGTGTTGAAATTAAGGGTCGATACCTTGCCCCATGGGTAACCTCTGCTATATGTGATGCTTTCAGCTCTAACAGCACAAGTTTTGAGGCTAGGTATACTGTCTAAAAACATTATTTACCTGAATTATCTTTCATTTTCACAAGAACATAGTTTTGCATGTAGTGTATTAAAGCATCTTTTAGTGGTTGGAAGGGGATGTCCCTTGGTGTTGCTGATGGACATTCAGGAAGTGATATTTTGGGTACAAAAAATCCTCTCACAGAACATTAAAGCTTTAAATTTTCAATGTCAAAATCCAATCAGGAGAAATCCTGCAGTATTATGAAAAAAACTAGTTTGGAAATGAGTTTACTGTAGTGTCCAAATGATTAAACCATCTACTTTTTGTATCTATATTCTGTTCAGAAGTTTTAATCTATCATACTAATGCTGTTtcattttagtatttatattctattttattggTTTACTTATGGATTTCCCTTTTTTACCTCTAAATTTTATGTCTTTGCAGTTTCATCAGCGAGCCAGCCTCAGTTAACTTGAATGCTAGTCTCGGCATTACTGGGAAATATTCTGATCCTGAAGTTTCAGCAACTGAAGCCTTGGACAAGGATAACCTTTGTTTCGGTATCCAGAATACCAAATTTTGTTCCCAGATAAATTCAGGTTTCTTAAAGGGGTTGAAGTACAATGGTGGTTCTTATGCTGCGTTTCTTTCACCTGTTTGACACCCCGTGTGCAACATATTCTGGGTAAATTATAAACTGGCATCTGTTTTTGCTGCAATACATCTTTACCGTTGTAAAATTGTTCAGTAATTGTTCGTGTTTCAACTGTCTTCAGTCAAATTCCTGTTGTAAAATTGTTCAGTAATCATTCGAGCATTATAGCTGCTTCGACAGCTATAATACTGTGCATAATTTGCAGAAATGTTGATGATCAATACTTTTGATTCTGGTGAATGGGGTTTTGCTCTACTGAAATACATTGCACTTGATGGAGTTTATTATGCTGTCATATCTTGCAGATTTTGCTTTAAGTTCATCATCCCTTACTTtctcattttcattttattgaCCTCTTAACTCTCGGCTCGTTTGGTATGTGGGGTGAGATAGCAATatcatgatataaaatgtgTGGTCATTTTGTCCTACGTTTGGTTGGTGGGATAAGGGATAACAATCATATGTAATGTACTAAAATAATGGGATAGCTAATCTCATGAAATATCCTTGTCTATCCCATCTTGCATACCAAATGAGCCCTTAGGGGTTGGATATATAATTTGAGATTACATTTATTCTGAGTTTGGTTATATATCAAAATCTTGACATTATCTACCCTATATTGGATGTGAGATTATAAATCACAAGATCAAAATTTCAAGATAAGACTAAATAATGCCTAAGAAGCTCAACaacctttaaattttttaatttttttgctcATCTAGTTGATTGAGGGATAAATGAGTACAAAAGTAAAGTAAGTGTTTCATTATTAATCATAGAATTACTAGTTTTGCATGTATCCCTTTGGTATGGAATATTTCATCCCTAATCAAGGACTTTCAAAGGATTTGAATGCATTTCAGTCGAGGGTCTTTCTAAAACGGTCTCTCTATTTTCACGAGATAATGGTAAGATTTGCGTACACTCTATTCTATTCAGATCCCATTTAGTGGGATTTGACTGTGTATGTTGTTGTAAGGTTAAGGGCGAATTTAGATTTAGTCAAGTCCAAGAATAGGTACGTAACATcgggtgaaaaaaaaaagaagaagaagctcACCTTTGACCTTTGTGATTGtctcttttaaatttcttataaGCTAAAGTTAATAAGAATGTAGCAAAATAATGGAACATAAATATAATCACCAAGCCGgttaataaacttaattaaattaatctttGTTtagtaaaaagaaaacaaaacaaaaaggcTAAATTGGTGATGGAAACAAAGTCATAGGAATCCAAATTATTATTAGATGAAACAAGTAAAACAAGACAAATTTGTTAAAAGCAATATAACTAGGAAAGTCGAGCCAAATATTTTGAACTAAGCTTTATTGAGAATAATTACTATAAAAATAAGGAATAATCAATGAAGAATCTTTGCAACTTCTGGTGGAGTAGGAGTGGTTCATGACTCAGTTATTTTTTATTCGATATTCGATACTTATATTATAATCTGATTGAATTCAGAAACATATCAGAAAGTCCTGTATTAAGAATAAGTGCTCTTATACAACTCAAATTTTTACCATAACACTTGGTGATCATTTGTTTCCTTTCATCTGTTTTATCAATGGCGGAACTAAGAGGgctcgaaaaataaaatatagtgtCTCTACTGAATCAACTTTTAATCTTATATTCAAGCgaatcaaaatttagatatatacattaaagttttaaaaaaatattttatatacacAATGTAATATTTTATCAACAGAGTTTGGGTGAACACTCTCGTCCTCTTCTAGATCTGCCTTCtcttcattcttaattagagGGGAAGTTGAAGCGTTAGATATGGGGAAAAATATTGTTCGGGAGCACTTTTCTCCTTAAATGGGCCTTACGTATCACAACTCTATATCAATCAAGTGCACGTGACTAATGAAAGCATGTCACGTGCACACATGTTAGAGACCCAAAGCATTGAAGGTCGTGTATCATTTTCTGCCAGAAAGCAGAACACAAAAAATGCCTTGATGATTAGACAAACCTTCTGGTGAGTCCACGTGGCAGTTATTTGTGGtatacaataataatttttttttatttttttagagttaatgcatttttatttttatatgtcttGATAGTGAAAGTAGTAgagtatttattatttatatgttcttttattcttaatcaGAGATATTTATTTTGAGTATAATTAGAGTTTTTGGATTTTAGCTTTGGAAATAAAGTGACCATTGAAAGGGAGAGATTTACACTTTTTGAGCGCGAATCTCAGCATAAAATCACGAAGTCTGTTGGTGATGAAGAAGCTCAAACTCACGACAACAATGGAGGACAAGGGAAAGACATAGTTTCAAAGTGTGAAGTGAACAAGGTTCAGACACATTTATTTCCTTTTAGACTTGTGCATCACAACCGTCCATCACAagacaataaaattaaatcaagacCGTTGGTTCAAAGTTTGATTGAGACACCTGGATCAACTGACTCATCATTTTGGAAGCTTCCACAATATTGATATTTCAAATTAtctaatttttctatttcttgtataaattaaaattctatATTATCTATAGGCTGGACAAATAGGATTTGTACAAGTGTCCTAGGCATAACAAATTTTGATTCCTTTTTTACTGTATTTATACATGTACAACTTGAGAAGAAATACACAGTGAAGGGAGTCAATCAACTTCACAAAAACACATCACTCAAGAACAATACAACAACATTTGTCATCTTCTCCAGCAGTTTAAGTTTGAATCTCCAGAAGAATTGAGTTCTGAAGTCACAGTCACTGCCAATTGTGCTGGTATCCCTGAACACTCTACTCTAAAATCTGATTCTATTGTTTGGATCCTTGACTCAGGAGCCTCTGAACATATGACTTGTGATTTAAATCTCTTGTTTAACGTTAGGGCTCTTACTAAACCTGTTTTTGTCAATCTTCCTAATTCACAAAGGGTAAAAGTTACACAGGCAGGATGTGTAAACATTTTTCCCAATTTCACTATCTCTAATGTGTTGTTTCTTCCTAGTTTCAAGTACAATCTATTATCAGTTCATCGATTCTGTCAACTAGGTGATTCTATTCTCATTTTTTCTGCTTCTTGTGCTATTTTGCAGGCCCCTTCAATGAAGAGGCCAGTGGTTCTTGGTAGACAAAAGGAAGGACTCTATCTACTTCACTCACTCAGGCCTCGTACTAGTTCTTTAGGCAAAATCAAGGACTTTGGTCCAATGTCTTTTATTTGTAGTAGTGATCAGACTGTTTTTCCTATTTCATGTTCAGCAGTTGGTTCTTCTGATGTAATCCTCTGGCACAATCGTTTGGGGCATTTGCCCTTATCTAATATGAGAAATATTCCCTCTATTACTTGTTCAAATTCATCTTCTTTCCTTGATCATTGTGTTATTTGTGCTAAAGCAAGACAAGTTAAATTACCTTTCCAATCTAGCACAATATCCACCACTGACATCTTTGAATTAATTCACATTGACACTTGGGGGCACTATAAAGACTCTACACATGATggttttaagtattttttaaccattgttgatgattttagtAGAGGGACTTGGACTTATCTCCTAAGTGCTAAGTCTAATGCTTTTCATGTCCTTAAAACATTCTTAGCAATGATAGAGAGACAATTTTCCagaaaagtcaaaaaaattagATCAGATAATGCCCTCGAACTTGGGACTAGTTTGGAAGCTTCTCAGTTCTTTTCTTCACAGGGTATTTTACATCAAACTACTTGTGTCTACACccctcaacaaaatggagttgttgAGAGGAAACACAAGCATTTGTTAAAGACTTGTAGAGCACTTTTATATCAATCTAATTTGCCTATTTCTTTTTGGGGTGAGTGTCTATTGACTGCAACTTTTCTTATTAATAGATTTCCTTCCAAGACTCTCCAACACAAGAGCCCTTATGAGATTTTGTTTGGTACTCCACCTTCCTATGAGAATCTAAGAGCTTTCGGTTATCTTGCCTATGCTTGCACTCTACCTATTCATAG belongs to Solanum stenotomum isolate F172 chromosome 1, ASM1918654v1, whole genome shotgun sequence and includes:
- the LOC125849950 gene encoding uncharacterized protein LOC125849950 produces the protein MAAKVAAAGMVHQSNALNFGGGGSSKVTTTTLKRKTPSELRGEQLKKKNIVELVDESIVSNGGPMSGLFPGPKRCDVSKNRRYVDTRVDELFPARKSSIRLKLVSRKENGKENVQAENSGNTKNCSVPSAFPAKNQQRSKCPKFSLASTVTGKDHATETCSTSERCSENTFRSVTELSLGSVDVHGLSTVDMDKALRGLATHEHLGAAAKIAESSETDGGIRSKIFCSEFHVPCKMTPLDLTMKTNIRVVSSSSINWFHRLINCGANNVVARSSVNCFMKLKMTCLSEVTSVSQATNPMSLHSWMYPQSPLPPSVISALTLSASAGGQLDFLSERQLAWQDSFRSLYYMLRKNVCSIFYVCTAQFVIMFTSSYSEENKRVCNAYISQSTRGLRSLLKEHDVSYSMPLCHSKLEELNTEELVELSEIEKQNLGQTRRRSAMSDVDNRPDSLLAFTGNKNVHSLYDFLLNYRYFLTSLTGVDVPELYSPIPFENAALTAPEVRCKEVRRIDQAAFQGMESNVTYEPNQQPSSGMCYSVEIKGRYLAPWVTSAICDAFSSNSTSFEASFISEPASVNLNASLGITGKYSDPEVSATEALDKDNLCFGIQNTKFCSQINSGFLKGLKYNGGSYAAFLSPV